Below is a genomic region from Dechloromonas denitrificans.
AACGGAAATTGCGCGTCAGCAGCGTCCAGGCGAATGAACCGCCAATGACGCCGAGCGCCGAGGCAATGGCAAAACTCATCTTGCGACTGGTGTCCGACCAGAGCATCAGCAAATCGAGCGAAAAAGCAGCCGGCGCGACAAAACTGAGCGACTCCATGCGCCCGCTGTTGGTCGCGATGAAAGCCTCTTCCAGCGTTTCCGGGTGTTCTGCCAGATAACCGAGGTGACCACTGACGTACCAGGCGGCGACCACGGCCAGGCCGGTGCCCAGACCACCGATCAGATTGTCGAAGGTCCAGAAATCACGCTTGAGCAGCGCTGCCGCGGTCAACCCGCCGCCGATGCCAAAAACGGCCAGCATGAACGCCGTTTTCGGCTCGATGCCGGCGGCCACCAACAGTGCCGGCACATCCTGGCCACCGGGCAAGGTAATGACCGCTTTTTCCAGCACATTGACGCGAAACACGCCGAGCACACCGCGCATCGTCATGTAAGCCACCAGACCGAGCACGATGAAGACAACTACCGATTTGAGATTGCCGCTACCGATCCGGATCAGCGTCTTCGAACCGCAACCTGAAGCGAGCACCATGCCGACGCCAAAACAGCCGCCACCGACGATGTACGACAGCCAGGTAAATACGGGCGTCCGGTAGATCGACTTGCCGAGATCGATCTGGCCGCTGGCATGCAAGGCGCCGGCCCCCAGAATCGCCACGCCAATGGCCAGCAACCACATCCTCATCCGGTTCCAGTCGCCCATATTGACGATGTCGGATACCGCACCCATGGTGCAGAAATGCGTCTTCTGACCAATCGCACCAAAAACGAAGGCAACGGCAAATGCAAGCCAGAGAATGGTCGCCGCTGCGCTACTGACCTCCATGCTCAAGCCGCTGCGTAGGGCGTTGGATCCGGCACACCGGCTGCGGCAAAGCCTTCGGCCCGCAGCCGGCAGGAATCGCACTGACCGCAGGCATGACCTTGCGTATCGGCCTGGTAGCAGGAAACGGTGAGACTGTAATCGACCCCCAACTGCATGCCGGTGCGAATGATTTCGGCCTTGGACAGCGCAATCAGCGGCGCATGAATGCTTAACTTGGCACCTTCGACACCGGCCCGCGTCGCCAGGTTGGCCATGGTTTCAAATGCCGCGATGTACTCCGGTCGGCAATCCGGATAACCGGAATAGTCGACCGCATTGACCCCGACAAAAATGTCGCGGCTGCCCAGCACCTCAGCCCAGGCGAGCGCCAGCGAAAGCATGATCGTGTTGCGGGCCGGTACATAAGTGACCGGAATGCCCGGCATGACGCCGCCGGTTGGCACAGCGATGTTGGTATCGGTCAGCGCTGAACCACCGAACTGGGCCAGGCCGAAATTGATCACCCGATGCTCAGCCGCACCGAGCGCCTTGACGACGCGGTCAGCCGCAGCCAGTTCGGCATTGTGGCGCTGACCGTAGTCAAAAGACAGGCAATAACAATCAAAACCCTGGCTACGGGCGAGGGCGAGGCAGGTGGCGGAATCGAGACCACCGGAAAGGAGAACGACAGCAGGCTTCATCATGGGGCGCGAATATACCTGAAACAGCGCCTGCTTTGAACCCGTATCTGCTTGTTCCTGCGCAATATTTTGCCAATTTCACGGTCGACCGCAGCAATCGCCGGGGCGCTTCAAAGACTGGCTTCAAAGTCCTCGAAAGGCATCGGGCGGCCGAAGAGATAGCCCTGAAAAGCCTGGCAACCGTGCTCAACCAGATAGGCGTGCTGCTCATCGGCCTCAACCCCCTCTGCCACCACATTCAGCCGCAAGGTACTGCCCATGGCAATAATCGCCCGGACAATCGCGGCATCATCGGGGTCGACCGTAATGTCACGGACGAAAGAACGATCAACCTTGAGCTGTTCGAAAGGAAAACGCTTGAGGTAAGACAGCGAGGCGTAACCGGTTCCAAAGTCATCCAGAGAAAAACGCACGCCGATGGCACGCAATGCCTGCATTTTGACAACCACCCCATCGACGTTGTCGAGCAGCAGGCTTTCCGTCAGCTCCAGTTTCAGACGCTGTGGATCGGCCTCGTTTCTTGCCAATGCCGCTTTGACCTGTTCGACAAAATCAGCCTGGCGGAACTGACGGGCGCTGACATTGACGGCCAGGTAAAGCCCCGCTGTTTTCGGGTTATCGGCCCAGCGCCGCAAACGGGCGCAAGCCATATCGAGCACCCACAGCCCGATCGGGACAATCAGGCCGGTTTCTTCGGCCAGCGGAATGAAGTCGCCCGGCGCGACCATCGGCTTGCCGGGCGGTTGCCAACGCAACAGTGTCTCGGCACCGATCGCTTGCCGAGCGCCATCGACCTGGGGCTGGACGAAAAGACGGAATTCATTGCGCGACAAGGCTTGACGCAAACCAGCCTCAAGTCCGGCCCGGATATCGAGCGCCGTCTGCATCTCGTTATCGAAGAAGCGAATGGTATTTCGTCCGGCATCTTTCGATTTGTAGAGCGCAATATCGGCCTGCTTGAGAATGGCCTCGGTGGTTTTATCGTGACCACAGAACAGGCTGATGCCAAAGCTGGCACTGTGAAAATATTCGCCATCACCAAGCATGACGTAGGGTCTGGCCAGTTCCAGGCGAATTTTCTCGGCAATGATTTCGGCCTGAACCCCGGCCGCCTCGGCATCTTCGCCCAGATCCTCAAGCATCACGACAAACTCGTCACCACCGAGTCTGGCGGCCGTATCGCCTTCACGAATCCGGAAAGTCAGACGACTGGCGACTTCGACCAGCAACCGGTCCCCCATGTCGTGACCGAGGGTATCGTTCAGCGTCTTGAAATTATCCAGATCGATCATCAGCAAGGCGCCATATTGCGCACTGCGATTGCTCGCCGCCTGCGCCTTGGCCAGCCGATTAAGCAAGAGACGCCGATTGGGCAGCGCGGTCAACGGGTCGTAGAAGGCGAGATTGTGGATTTCCGACTCGGCGACCTTGAGATTGCTGATATCCGAAAAGGTACTGACGTAATGGGTCAGTGCCCCGTGATCATCCCTCACCGCACTGATCGTCAGCCATTCCGGATAAATCTCGCCGGACTTGCGCCGATTCCAGATTTCACCTTCCCAATGCCCGTGCGACAGGAGGCATTGCCACATCGCCTGGTAAAACGCCTTGTCCTGCCGGCCGGACTGCAACAGGCTCGGTTTTCGGCCAATCGCCTCGTCGGCCGAATAGCCGGTCAGCCGGACAAAAGCCTGGTTGACCCGCAGTATCCGCTGGGCCGGGTCGGTCACCATGATCGCCGCCTGGGACTCGAAGGCGACGGCAGCAATGCGCAACTCCTGTTCCATCCGGCGTCGTTCGCTGATATCCGAAGCAATCCCGAGATAGCCGTTGATTGTCCCGTGCGGGTTGCGCAAGGCCGTAACCGACAAGCGGACGGGCAGTGTCGAGCCATCCTTGCGACGATATGTCCAATCCTGCTCATCGGTATTGACAATGGCCAGACGTGCGACAAAAACCTCGAAGCCAGTCGCTACCGGGCGTTGCAATTCAAGTGACAGGGCATGCGCGCGGCAGGCAACCTCATCCAGCTCATGAAACAGCCCCGGCGTAGCGCGACCAACCACTTCCGCCCAACTGTAACCGAGCATTTTCTGGGCAGCCCGGTTGAAGTAGAGAATGGTCCCTTCGGCATCCGTCGCAATGATCGAATGCCCGGCATTTTCGAGAATGGCGTGCTGGATTTCGAATAATTCCGGCAGGCACTGATCGGTATCGATCAGATTGTCGCCCGCACAACAAGGGAAAAACGGCGGGGACTCAGCAACCATGCCCGTTCATCCACCGGAGAGAACGGGGCTTCAAGCACAACACAGTCCTGCAGGTAAAAACCAAGCCCCTCATCATTCCCCCGCAAACCCTTCTGCGACAGTCACCCCGACATTAATTCCATTATGCTCACAGGGTCTATTGTCTGACAATAGGGGACTGCAAATTTTGCAACACTTGGGCGGGTGGCCCACAAAGCCGTGGTCAGGGTTTGATCAGCAGCGCCAGTTCACGCTCGAGCAACATTTCGTCGCCCATATTGAGCGCCACCAGCCGACGCAGATGGGTCACGCTGTCGAGGTCGATTTCACGACAGGCAAGGCCGTAGACCTGGCCTTGATGGTGCACGATGGCTACTTCCATGCTGATCATCGTTCCCATCTCGTCGAGCCGTACCTTGAGCGAACCTTTCGTCCCGACCTTGGCGTAGAAGTCGGCTTCCGGCTGGATCAGCGCACCATTCAGCGACAGATCAAGGACTTCGACCGAGGCCTCGCCCGCCGGCAGATAAAGCCTTGCTTCGGTCTGGAAATGAATCCGGGAAAACTGGCGGCGATTGCTGGTCATGGAAGTCTCCGTCCGTTATTTGCCCTTCATGTTACCCCAAAGCACTTTGTGCAACTGCATCTGAAAGCGCACATCGAGACCGTCTTCGAGTATCCATTCAGCCAGCATCCGTGGCTCGACACGCCCCTGGGCCGGAGAGAGCAGAACCTGGCAACATTGCGCCAGGTTGCGCAGGCGCAATGCATCGCGCGCCCACTCGTAATCGCCGCGCGAAGCAATGACGATCTTGATTTCATCACGGACCGTCAGCACATCGAGGTTTTCCCAACGATTGCGCGCCGATTCGCCGGAATCCGGCGCCTTCAAATCCATAATCCGCGCCACACGCGGGTCGACCGCAGCAACATCAAGCGCACCGGAGGTTTCCAGGGAAACGTCATAGCCGGCATCGCACAAGGCCGTCAGCAAAGGCAGGCATTCTTTCTGCGACAGCGGCTCGCCGCCGGTCACGCAAACCTGGCGGGTGGGGTATTTGGCGACCTCGGCCAGCACCGAGGCGATCGTTGCCGGCTCGCCGCCGGTAAAGCTGTATTCGGTGTCGCACCAGACACAGCGCAACGGGCAGCCGGTCAGGCGGACAAAGACGGTCGGCAGGCCGGCGCGTGCAGCTTCTCCCTGCAGGGAGAAGAAAATTTCAGTCAGACGTAAAGCCAATTATTTCTTCTTCAAACGTTGCTGGGCCGACTCGGCTGCCGGTGTGTTGGGATACTTGCCGAGCACTGTTTCCAGCGAGCGCTTGGCGCCGGCCGGATTACCCAGCTCCTGCTGGCAGGTGGCAATCGCCAGCCAGGCATCGGGGGCCTTCGGGGAGTCCGCATACTTGGTCGTGACCAGCGTTTGTGCTTCGATCGCACGCTTGCAGTCGCGCTGGGCGTACCAGGCATTGCCGAGCCAGTATTGGGCATTCGGCGCCAACGAACTGTCCGGGTATTTCTGGACAAATCCGGCGAAGGCCACAGCGGCCTCCTTGTACTTGGCCGCTTTGAACTGGTTCAACGCAGCTTCGTATTCCTGCCCCTCGCGTGCCGGATCGGCTTTCACCGGATTTCCGCCGGCAGCGGGGTCGACCGCGGCATTGGCGCTACCCGGAGCCTCGAACTTGCGCAAACGAGTATCGAGATCGAGATAAAAATCCTGCTGCCGCTTCTTGGCGGTTTCCAACTCGTAATTCAGTGTTTCCAATTGACCGCGCAAGCGGGCAATTTCTTCGGCCTGGCGCTGGATCTGACCTGCCAGATCCAGCTGACCCTTGGCTTGCTGGTCGAAGCGCGCCTCCGTCTTGATTTTCAGATCGGTAATCTGACGACGTGCTTCATCGTCGTCAAATACACCGGCCTGCGCTTGGGCCGTGCCGAGTGCGGCAATCAGGAGGGCGATTCGAACCGGGTGCATGATCAGAACTCGCCGCGACCGTCAGCTGCACGGTAGAGGATATCGGCGCGACGGTTTTCCGCCCAGGCCGACTCATCGTGACCGTCGTTCTTCGGCTTTTCTTCACCGAGGCTGACCGACTCCACCTGATCTTCGCGAGCGCCGAGCAGGGTCAGCGAACGCTTGACTGCATCGGCCCGCTTCTGGCCAAGCGACAGGTTGTATTCGCGGCTGCCGCGTTCGTCGGTATTGCCTTGCAGCAGCACCTTGAAACCACGATTGGCAACGAGGTACTTGGCATGTGCGGCAACCAGATCCTTGTATTCGCCCTTGACTTCGTAGCTGTCGAGATCGAAATAGATGCTGCGCTGGGCAAGCGTGCTCTTCGGATCGGTCAGTTCGCGCGGCAGACCACGGGAATCGAGGCCACCGGCAACCACCGGAGCAACACCGGTATTGCTGCCACCGGTACGGGACTCGACCGGCGCACCGCCATTGTCGTCAGGAATCGGGGTAGAGCTGCAACCGACGATCAAGGCGGACAGCAGGGCGGGAATAAGCAGTTTTTTCATGGTGTTCTCCGGGGAATATGGTGAGGATTATTGAAAGAAAGGGCCCCAGGCCGGCTCGCGTACATCACCTGCAGCCACCGAGAGGCGTTGTTTGATCCTGCCATCGCTGGAGACAGCCGATAGAACGCCGCGCCCGCCAACTTCTGTGGCGATCAGGATCATGCGGCTATTAGGGGCAAAACTGGGGGATTCGTCCTTGTGCGAGTCGGTCAGCACCTGCACCTGACGGCTGGCCAGATCCATCACGGCGAGCTGGAAGCGACCTTCGCGACGGGTAATGAAAGCCAGGCTCTTGCCATCCGGCGACGGACGCGGCGAGACGTTGTAATTGCCTTCGAAACTGACCCGGCGGGCATCACCGCCATTGGCGCCGATCTGGTAAATCTGCGGGCTGCCGCCCCGATCGGACGTGAAATAGATTGTGCCGCCATCCGGCGAGTAGCGCGGTTCGGTATCGATGCCACCCGACTGGCTCAGACGCTGGACGCCACTGCCATCAGCATTGACGGCGTAAATCTGCGAATTGCCGTCCTTGGAAAGCACGACTGCCAGCCGGCGACCATCCGGCGACCAGGCCGGTGCCGAATTGGAGCCCTTGAAATTGGCAACGATCTGGCGCTGCCCGGAAGCCAGCGAATGAACGTAAATGACCGGCTTCTTCTTTTCGAAGGAGACATAAGCCAGACGCCCACCATCCGGCGACCAGGCCGGCGAAATAATCGGCTCGGTCGAGGTCAGCGCAGTCGCGGCCCCCTGGCCGTCGGCATCGGCGATCTGCAGCAGGAATTGACCGCGCGCTTTGACGACATAGGCGATCCGGGTCGAGAAAACGCCCTTCTCGCCAGTCAGTTTTTCATAGATGTAATCGGCGATGCGGTGACCGGCGGCACGCAATTGCTGGTTGCTGGTGACGTAGACCGCGCCACCCAGGGTCACGCCTTTTTGTGTGTCATAAACCCGGAAACGGGCTTCCATGCGGCCATCCGGGCTTTGTGCCAGACGCCCGGCAGCCAGTGAGTCGGCACCACGGCCTTTCCATTCGCCGTAATTGATCGGGGAATTTTCATCGAGCACGGCATTGGCCGGATCGATCAGCTTGAACAGGCCGCTGCGCTCCAGATCAGAACGAACCGTCGCGGTGATGATGCGAGACGCCGTGGCATCACCGCTAAAATCGGCAATCGCAATCGGCAGACGATTGGCACCGGCACCGCTGATCTCGATCGATAACTGGGCCTGAGCCAATCCGGCCACGGAGAGCGCGAGAGCCAGGAAGAAACGGCGTGAAATTTTGTACATTGCGTTCATTTTCAATAGGTTTTACGCGATTTTACTCTTCAAACGGCTTGTATTTTATTTCCAGCGTACGCTGGAAAAGCGCCGCATCATCGGGCTTTGGCAAGGGTGACGACTTGAGGATGGCTCGCTCGATCGCTGCATCCAGACCCGGATTGCCGCTCGAACGCTTGAGCTTGATGGCCAGCACCTCACCGGACGGCAATTGATCGACGGCGAAAATGGCTTCGGGATTGCCCTGCAAGCCGGGTGGCAGAACGATGTTCCCGCGCACCTTGACACGAATCTTGGTCGCGTAATCAGCCAGCCCGCGCTTGTTCGACGAGGCGCGCTGCTCGGCTTCCGCCGCGGCGGCATTCGACATCCGCTGACTGTCCGTTGCACTGCGGGTCGCAGATTTGAGCTGCGAGGTCTCCTTGGCCAGCTCCTTGTCGAAGTCAAACTTCGGTGCCTCGGGCTTCTTCGGCTCCGGCTTCTTGGGCGGCTCGGGTTTCGGCTCAGGCTTTTTCGGCGGTTCCGGCTTCGGTGGCTCGGGCTTGGGTTCCGGTTTCTTCGGCTCAGGCTTCTTCTTTTCTTCCTTGACCGCGATATCCGGTTTTTTCGGCGGCGGTGGCTCAGGCTTGGGCTCGACCTTGGGCAACGGCTTCGGTTCCGGTTTCACCTCGGGTTCCGGTGGAGGCGGCGGCGGGACAAAAGTCGCCGGTGCCGGTTTGGCCGACCACAGTTCAACCTCCATCACCTCAGGCGGGCTGCGCTTCCACTGCACACCAAGAAAGAGCGCCAGCACCAGACCGACGTGCACCGCGATGGTGAACGCCAGTGCGTACTTTTTACCGGGCTCTTCGGGACGATCGAGAATCATTTGCCAGTTGTCTGTACAACCAGGCCAACGCGCTTGACCTGAGCACGCTGCAATTCATCCATCACCGAAAGGACGGCCTCGTACTTGACGTTCTTGTCACCGGCGATCAACACCGGCTGCTCCGGATTCTTGTCCTGCGCAGCGCGGATCATGCCCGGCAGTTCCTTGCGGTCGACGCGGATTTCCTTGCCGTTTCCAGACCGGTCGGTCAGCGTCAGGGTCTGGTCGGCCTTGATCGCGACTTCGAGCGGCGCCGTCGGTGCGGTATTGGCCTTGCCGACAGTCGGCACATCGATACTCGACGTCGTCATCATCGGCGCAGCCACCATGAAGATGACGAGCAGCACCAGCATGACGTCGATGTAGGGAACGACGTTGATTTCAGCTTTCAGGCGACGCTGGCGCATGGCTTAACGCATCTGCCGCTGAAGGATGTTGGAGAACTCTTCCATGAACGATTCGTAACGCACGGCCAGGCGGTCGATATCGTGCGAGAAACGGTTGTAGGCGAGAACGGCCGGGATGGCGGCGAACAGGCCGATGGCGGTGGCGACCAGCGCTTCGGCAATACCCGGTGCAACCGAGGCCAGCGTGGCCTGGCCGACATTTGAAAGGCCGCGGAAAGCGTGCATGATGCCCCACACCGTACCGAACAGACCGACATACGGCGAAACCGAACCGACCGAAGCGAGGAAGGCGAGGTGCGATTCAAGTGCATCCATTTCGCGCTGGTAGGTCGCGCGCATGGCGCGGCGCGAACCATCGACGATGTCCTTCGGGTCGAGGTTCTTCTGGCCCTTGAGCTTGGTGAATTCGCGGAAACCGGCTTCGAAGATGCGCTCCATCGAACCGGCATGGTGGCGGTCGTTGACCGCGCTGTTGTAGAGGTTGTTCAGATCGCCACCGGACCAGAAATCGCGCTCGAAAGTCTCGGTCTTGGTGCGCGCCAGGCGCACGGTGAACCACTTCATCGAGATGTAGTACCAGGACATGAAGGAAACGCCGGCGAGCAAGGCCATGACGGCCTGGACGACCGCACTGGCCTGGAGAATCAGGTGGAGGATGGACATATCCTGGGTGACGTTCATTTCAGCGCTTCCAGTTTTTGATGCAGAAAATCGGGGATGGCAGCCGGCGTCATGGTGGCCATGTTGACGCAGGCAATTTCGACGGTGCCGGTGACCAACTCGACATCGCCACGACGGACATGCTGGCGGAAGACAACGCGGACGCGGGTCAGTTTTTCAACTTCCAGGCCAACGGTCAGTTCGTCATCGAGCCGCGCCGGCTTGAGGTATTCGCAACTCGCCTTGCGCGCCACGAAGCCGATACCGGCTTCGGCAGCCAGCGCCGACTGGTCATGGCCGGCAAAACGCATCCATTCCGTGCGGCAGCGCTCGAAGAAGCGGAGGTAATTGGCGTAGTAAACCACGCCGCCGGCATCGGTATCCTCGTAATAAACGCGAACGGGGATCGAGAAGGCGTTGGGCTTGGGCTCGTATTTCATCCCGCGATTTTACCTTGCGCTGCAACAAGTTTTTGTAACGATCTGTTTCTATCGCCTGTCGCGGTCGACCGCGACAGGGCTCAACGATCGGTCGAGAGATCCGGCGCCCCCTCGGTACGCGGCACCGGCAAGCCGAGATGACGATAGATGGCCGGCGTGGCGATCCGGCCGCGCAGAGTGCGTTGCAGATAGCCTTGCTGGATCAGGTACGGCTCCAGCACATCTTCGATCGTGTCGCGTGCTTCGCCAATCGCAGCCGCCAGATTGTCGACACCGACCGGCCCGCCGCCGAATTTGTCGATCACCGCCGAGAGCAGCTTGCGGTCCATCAGGTCGAGCCCGGCGGGGTCAACATCGAGCATGTGCAGCGCGGCGTCGGCGACCTGGCGGGTGATGTTGCCATCGGCCTTGACCTCGGCGTAATCGCGCACCCGGCGCAACAGGCGGTTGGCAATACGCGGCGTGCCGCGCGAACGTTTGGCGATTTCGAGCGAGCCTTCCGGGTCGATCGGTGCATTGAGCAGGGAAGCGGAACGACTGACGATGCTTTTCAGCTCATCGGCGTTGTAGAACTCAAGCCGGGCGACGATGCCGAAACGGTCGCGCAGCGGATTGGTCAGCATGCCGGCCCGGGTCGTCGCACCGACCAGCGTGAACGGTGGCAGATCGAGCTTGACCGAGCGTGCCGCCGGGCCTTCGCCGATCATGATGTCGATCTGGAAATCCTCCAGCGCCGGGTAGAGAATTTCTTCAACGACCGGTGAAAGACGGTGAATTTCGTCGATAAACAGCACATCGTGCGGTTCAAGATTGGTCAGGATGGCGGCCAGATCGCCGGCTCGTTCGAGTACCGGGCCAGAAGTCTGACGCAGGTTAACGCCCATTTCG
It encodes:
- a CDS encoding YeeE/YedE family protein, producing MEVSSAAATILWLAFAVAFVFGAIGQKTHFCTMGAVSDIVNMGDWNRMRMWLLAIGVAILGAGALHASGQIDLGKSIYRTPVFTWLSYIVGGGCFGVGMVLASGCGSKTLIRIGSGNLKSVVVFIVLGLVAYMTMRGVLGVFRVNVLEKAVITLPGGQDVPALLVAAGIEPKTAFMLAVFGIGGGLTAAALLKRDFWTFDNLIGGLGTGLAVVAAWYVSGHLGYLAEHPETLEEAFIATNSGRMESLSFVAPAAFSLDLLMLWSDTSRKMSFAIASALGVIGGSFAWTLLTRNFRWEGFVSVEDTANHLVGAALMGFGGVVAMGCTVGQGISGFSTLALGSIVTFLSIVLAAAGMLKFQYWRLMRED
- the queC gene encoding 7-cyano-7-deazaguanine synthase QueC; this translates as MMKPAVVLLSGGLDSATCLALARSQGFDCYCLSFDYGQRHNAELAAADRVVKALGAAEHRVINFGLAQFGGSALTDTNIAVPTGGVMPGIPVTYVPARNTIMLSLALAWAEVLGSRDIFVGVNAVDYSGYPDCRPEYIAAFETMANLATRAGVEGAKLSIHAPLIALSKAEIIRTGMQLGVDYSLTVSCYQADTQGHACGQCDSCRLRAEGFAAAGVPDPTPYAAA
- a CDS encoding putative bifunctional diguanylate cyclase/phosphodiesterase; its protein translation is MVAESPPFFPCCAGDNLIDTDQCLPELFEIQHAILENAGHSIIATDAEGTILYFNRAAQKMLGYSWAEVVGRATPGLFHELDEVACRAHALSLELQRPVATGFEVFVARLAIVNTDEQDWTYRRKDGSTLPVRLSVTALRNPHGTINGYLGIASDISERRRMEQELRIAAVAFESQAAIMVTDPAQRILRVNQAFVRLTGYSADEAIGRKPSLLQSGRQDKAFYQAMWQCLLSHGHWEGEIWNRRKSGEIYPEWLTISAVRDDHGALTHYVSTFSDISNLKVAESEIHNLAFYDPLTALPNRRLLLNRLAKAQAASNRSAQYGALLMIDLDNFKTLNDTLGHDMGDRLLVEVASRLTFRIREGDTAARLGGDEFVVMLEDLGEDAEAAGVQAEIIAEKIRLELARPYVMLGDGEYFHSASFGISLFCGHDKTTEAILKQADIALYKSKDAGRNTIRFFDNEMQTALDIRAGLEAGLRQALSRNEFRLFVQPQVDGARQAIGAETLLRWQPPGKPMVAPGDFIPLAEETGLIVPIGLWVLDMACARLRRWADNPKTAGLYLAVNVSARQFRQADFVEQVKAALARNEADPQRLKLELTESLLLDNVDGVVVKMQALRAIGVRFSLDDFGTGYASLSYLKRFPFEQLKVDRSFVRDITVDPDDAAIVRAIIAMGSTLRLNVVAEGVEADEQHAYLVEHGCQAFQGYLFGRPMPFEDFEASL
- a CDS encoding PilZ domain-containing protein; the encoded protein is MTSNRRQFSRIHFQTEARLYLPAGEASVEVLDLSLNGALIQPEADFYAKVGTKGSLKVRLDEMGTMISMEVAIVHHQGQVYGLACREIDLDSVTHLRRLVALNMGDEMLLERELALLIKP
- the queE gene encoding 7-carboxy-7-deazaguanine synthase QueE, translated to MALRLTEIFFSLQGEAARAGLPTVFVRLTGCPLRCVWCDTEYSFTGGEPATIASVLAEVAKYPTRQVCVTGGEPLSQKECLPLLTALCDAGYDVSLETSGALDVAAVDPRVARIMDLKAPDSGESARNRWENLDVLTVRDEIKIVIASRGDYEWARDALRLRNLAQCCQVLLSPAQGRVEPRMLAEWILEDGLDVRFQMQLHKVLWGNMKGK
- the ybgF gene encoding tol-pal system protein YbgF gives rise to the protein MHPVRIALLIAALGTAQAQAGVFDDDEARRQITDLKIKTEARFDQQAKGQLDLAGQIQRQAEEIARLRGQLETLNYELETAKKRQQDFYLDLDTRLRKFEAPGSANAAVDPAAGGNPVKADPAREGQEYEAALNQFKAAKYKEAAVAFAGFVQKYPDSSLAPNAQYWLGNAWYAQRDCKRAIEAQTLVTTKYADSPKAPDAWLAIATCQQELGNPAGAKRSLETVLGKYPNTPAAESAQQRLKKK
- the pal gene encoding peptidoglycan-associated lipoprotein Pal, yielding MKKLLIPALLSALIVGCSSTPIPDDNGGAPVESRTGGSNTGVAPVVAGGLDSRGLPRELTDPKSTLAQRSIYFDLDSYEVKGEYKDLVAAHAKYLVANRGFKVLLQGNTDERGSREYNLSLGQKRADAVKRSLTLLGAREDQVESVSLGEEKPKNDGHDESAWAENRRADILYRAADGRGEF
- the tolB gene encoding Tol-Pal system beta propeller repeat protein TolB: MYKISRRFFLALALSVAGLAQAQLSIEISGAGANRLPIAIADFSGDATASRIITATVRSDLERSGLFKLIDPANAVLDENSPINYGEWKGRGADSLAAGRLAQSPDGRMEARFRVYDTQKGVTLGGAVYVTSNQQLRAAGHRIADYIYEKLTGEKGVFSTRIAYVVKARGQFLLQIADADGQGAATALTSTEPIISPAWSPDGGRLAYVSFEKKKPVIYVHSLASGQRQIVANFKGSNSAPAWSPDGRRLAVVLSKDGNSQIYAVNADGSGVQRLSQSGGIDTEPRYSPDGGTIYFTSDRGGSPQIYQIGANGGDARRVSFEGNYNVSPRPSPDGKSLAFITRREGRFQLAVMDLASRQVQVLTDSHKDESPSFAPNSRMILIATEVGGRGVLSAVSSDGRIKQRLSVAAGDVREPAWGPFFQ
- a CDS encoding energy transducer TonB, with the translated sequence MILDRPEEPGKKYALAFTIAVHVGLVLALFLGVQWKRSPPEVMEVELWSAKPAPATFVPPPPPPEPEVKPEPKPLPKVEPKPEPPPPKKPDIAVKEEKKKPEPKKPEPKPEPPKPEPPKKPEPKPEPPKKPEPKKPEAPKFDFDKELAKETSQLKSATRSATDSQRMSNAAAAEAEQRASSNKRGLADYATKIRVKVRGNIVLPPGLQGNPEAIFAVDQLPSGEVLAIKLKRSSGNPGLDAAIERAILKSSPLPKPDDAALFQRTLEIKYKPFEE
- the tolR gene encoding protein TolR — protein: MRQRRLKAEINVVPYIDVMLVLLVIFMVAAPMMTTSSIDVPTVGKANTAPTAPLEVAIKADQTLTLTDRSGNGKEIRVDRKELPGMIRAAQDKNPEQPVLIAGDKNVKYEAVLSVMDELQRAQVKRVGLVVQTTGK
- the tolQ gene encoding protein TolQ, which translates into the protein MSILHLILQASAVVQAVMALLAGVSFMSWYYISMKWFTVRLARTKTETFERDFWSGGDLNNLYNSAVNDRHHAGSMERIFEAGFREFTKLKGQKNLDPKDIVDGSRRAMRATYQREMDALESHLAFLASVGSVSPYVGLFGTVWGIMHAFRGLSNVGQATLASVAPGIAEALVATAIGLFAAIPAVLAYNRFSHDIDRLAVRYESFMEEFSNILQRQMR
- the ybgC gene encoding tol-pal system-associated acyl-CoA thioesterase translates to MKYEPKPNAFSIPVRVYYEDTDAGGVVYYANYLRFFERCRTEWMRFAGHDQSALAAEAGIGFVARKASCEYLKPARLDDELTVGLEVEKLTRVRVVFRQHVRRGDVELVTGTVEIACVNMATMTPAAIPDFLHQKLEALK
- the ruvB gene encoding Holliday junction branch migration DNA helicase RuvB → MIETDQLFAPQADSPRAAVDRIIAPNSKSAQEEALERALRPKRLADYTGQVKIREQLEIFIQAAKNRSESLDHVLLFGPPGLGKTTLAHIVAAEMGVNLRQTSGPVLERAGDLAAILTNLEPHDVLFIDEIHRLSPVVEEILYPALEDFQIDIMIGEGPAARSVKLDLPPFTLVGATTRAGMLTNPLRDRFGIVARLEFYNADELKSIVSRSASLLNAPIDPEGSLEIAKRSRGTPRIANRLLRRVRDYAEVKADGNITRQVADAALHMLDVDPAGLDLMDRKLLSAVIDKFGGGPVGVDNLAAAIGEARDTIEDVLEPYLIQQGYLQRTLRGRIATPAIYRHLGLPVPRTEGAPDLSTDR